Proteins from a single region of Pseudomonas quebecensis:
- a CDS encoding FecR family protein, giving the protein MTDPNNVRPLALAHEVLQDPAMDQALDWLIALQCPQPGQQAEFQAWLACDPAHREAFEKAQAAWGGAPVHSAAVALAAPRGPSVWRRIRPHWKPLATAALLVIGLCSFSNLPVRLQADHLTVVGERQRLQLDEGANVLLNTNSAFSSRIQDQQRIARLYQGEAFFDVAANRGLPLEIDAGPVRASVRDTAFAVRYLDGEAQVQVQRGDVDLSNTFDDARVRLSAGQSIRIGPQGFGQPGKLDINKDLAWVQGRLIFENCPMSQVLAELRRYYPGWIVNTNEQLARVAVTGNYRLDQPLDVVRSLAHITSAKLSEYPALVILN; this is encoded by the coding sequence GTGACGGACCCGAATAACGTGCGCCCCCTTGCGTTGGCGCATGAGGTGCTGCAAGACCCGGCGATGGACCAGGCTCTCGATTGGCTGATCGCCCTGCAGTGCCCGCAACCTGGCCAGCAGGCTGAATTCCAAGCCTGGCTGGCCTGCGATCCGGCCCATCGCGAAGCCTTCGAAAAAGCCCAGGCCGCTTGGGGTGGCGCGCCGGTGCACAGCGCCGCCGTAGCCCTGGCGGCGCCACGAGGGCCGAGTGTCTGGCGCCGTATTCGGCCCCACTGGAAACCGCTGGCCACCGCCGCCTTGCTGGTGATCGGGCTGTGCAGTTTCAGCAACCTGCCCGTGCGCCTGCAAGCCGACCACCTCACCGTGGTCGGCGAACGTCAGCGCCTGCAACTGGACGAGGGTGCCAACGTGTTGCTCAACACCAATTCGGCGTTTTCCAGCCGCATCCAGGACCAGCAGCGAATCGCGCGCCTGTACCAGGGCGAAGCGTTTTTCGACGTGGCCGCCAACCGTGGCCTGCCGCTGGAAATCGACGCCGGCCCGGTGCGTGCCAGCGTGCGCGACACCGCGTTCGCCGTGCGTTACCTCGATGGCGAGGCGCAAGTGCAGGTGCAGCGCGGCGACGTGGACCTGAGCAATACCTTCGACGATGCCCGGGTACGCCTGAGCGCCGGGCAAAGTATCCGCATCGGCCCCCAGGGCTTCGGTCAGCCGGGCAAACTGGACATCAACAAAGACCTGGCCTGGGTGCAGGGCCGGCTGATTTTCGAAAACTGCCCGATGAGCCAGGTGCTCGCCGAACTACGCCGCTATTATCCCGGCTGGATCGTCAACACCAATGAGCAGCTCGCCAGGGTCGCCGTCACCGGCAACTATCGCC
- a CDS encoding RNA polymerase sigma factor, translating to MSQSRFNHVFLTQRAILLRTLQRMVHNHSTAEDLLQETYLRVTRALSERPIDHLEPFVYQTARNLALDHLRARKIQARTLQEDVPLQILQSVAAPITTPEDATQAEQLLEHLSVSLGQLSVRQQRIFILSRLHGCSYQEIADQLGVSLSTVQKELKLIMAICVGVAERLDQS from the coding sequence GTGAGCCAATCTCGCTTCAACCATGTTTTTCTCACTCAACGGGCGATCCTGCTGCGCACCCTGCAACGGATGGTGCATAACCACAGCACCGCCGAAGACCTTCTGCAGGAAACCTACCTGCGCGTGACCCGGGCCCTGAGCGAGCGGCCGATCGATCATCTGGAACCTTTCGTCTATCAGACGGCGCGCAATCTGGCGCTGGATCACCTGCGCGCGCGCAAGATCCAGGCGCGCACCCTGCAGGAAGACGTACCGCTGCAAATCCTGCAAAGCGTTGCCGCGCCGATCACTACCCCCGAAGACGCGACCCAGGCCGAGCAACTGCTGGAGCATTTGAGCGTCAGCCTGGGTCAGTTGAGCGTCCGCCAGCAGCGGATATTCATCCTCAGCCGCCTGCACGGCTGCAGTTACCAGGAGATTGCCGACCAACTGGGGGTGTCGTTGAGTACGGTGCAGAAGGAACTGAAATTGATCATGGCGATCTGCGTAGGTGTGGCCGAAAGGTTGGATCAGTCTTAA